The following coding sequences lie in one Phyllostomus discolor isolate MPI-MPIP mPhyDis1 unplaced genomic scaffold, mPhyDis1.pri.v3 mPhyDis1_scaffold_35, whole genome shotgun sequence genomic window:
- the LOC118498655 gene encoding ATP-binding cassette sub-family A member 13-like: protein MAEDAGPHAGAEFGLPPSREQPPSREQLLAASRRLGHASSRGDEGSDRWEHQQPSRSLSVWAASASTRGAASRARLRAIDNPGCFSPARPPGEDVALCAAQAAGLRVGYCPQQDALDEHLTGWEHLHYYCRLRGIPASHVPEVAGDLVRCLGLDAHVDRPVAAYSGGTKRKLSTALALLGPPDLLLLDEPSSGMDPCSKRLLWEAVRTEVLGGCAVVLTSHSMEECEALCTRLAIMVDGRFRCLGSPQHLRHRFGDGYTVRVWVCEEGGPHAAVSACLQQHFPGAQFKGRRLNVLEYHVPRARAGLAALFRVLESGRAALRIERYAISQATLEQVFINFAEEQRPTPPAAPDLCATSVQPHPLPV, encoded by the exons ATGGCGGAGGATGCCGGCCCTCACGCGGGAGCAGAGTTCGGTCTGCCGCCATCCAGGGAGCAGCCGCCGTCCAGGGAGCAGCTGCTGGCTGCCAGCCGGCGCCTCGGGCATGCGAGCTCTCGGGGAGACGAGGGATCTGACCGCTGGGAGCACCAGCAGCCTTCCAGGAGCCTGTCGGTGTGGGCTGCTTCAGCGAGCACTCGGGGTG CTGCTTCCCGAGCTCGCCTGCGCGCCATCGACAACCCGGGGTGCTTCTCGCCGGCCCggccccctggg GAGGACGTGGCCCTGTGTGCGGCCCAGGCGGCGGGCCTCCGCGTCGGCTACTGTCCGCAGCAGGACGCCCTGGACGAGCACCTGACCGGCTGGGAGCACCTGCACTACTACTGCCGCCTGCGCGGGATCCCGGCGTCCCACGTCCCGGAG GTCGCCGGGGACCTGGTGCGGTGCTTAGGCCTGGACGCGCACGTGGACCGGCCGGTGGCCGCCTACAGCGGGGGCACCAAGCGGAAGCTGTCCAcggccctggccctgctggggcCGCCTGACCTCCTGCTGCTG GACGAGCCCAGCTCGGGGATGGACCCCTGCTCGAAGCGGCTGCTGTGGGAAGCGGTGAGGACGGAGGTTCTGGGAGGCTGTGCCGTGGTGCTGACCTCGCACAG catGGAGGAGTGCGAGGCTCTGTGCACGAGGCTCGCCATCATGGTTGACGGCCGCTTCCGGTGCCTCGGGTCCCCCCAGCACCTCAGACACAG GTTCGGGGACGGGTACACCGTCAGGGTGTGGGTCTGCGAGGAAGGCGGCCCGCACGCCGCCGTCTCGGCCTGCCTGCAGCAGCACTTCCCCGGAGCCCAGTTCAAG GGCCGGCGCCTGAACGTGCTGGAGTACCACGTGCCGCGGGCGCGGGCCGGCCTGGCCGCCCTGTTCCGGGTGCTGGAGAGCGGCAGGGCCGCGCTGCGCATCGAGCGCTACGCCATCAGCCAGGCCACGCTGGAGCAG GTGTTTATCAACTTTGCCGAGGAGCAGCGGCCGACCCCACCGGCGGCTCCCGACCTCTGCGCCACCAGcgtccagccccaccccctgcccgtgTGA